The Corallococcus exiguus genome includes a window with the following:
- the ileS gene encoding isoleucine--tRNA ligase yields MSDAPSRKDLDATVHLPRTEFPMKGNLGQLEPRLLAWWREQDVWTQLLAKNAGREPFVLADGPPYANGHLHAGHALNKVLKDIVVKFRNLTGRPCDFIPGWDTHGLPIEQAVEKRLKEQKLDKRTLSRDALLERCREYALEFVDIQRAEFQRLGVFGTWDAPYRTLDFSYEAQEVRELAAFARRGMLYRRKKPVAWCLQDQTALAEAEVEYAEHTSPSAYVAFDAGPALVEKLPQLKGQRVSFVIWTTTPWTLPANLAIAVNAEFEYVFYRLEDRVLCVAKDLLAKVLAEVKSDELAVKHVQLPTGEVSSPALVDPSRILAYATGEDLEHVTYQHPFLERQGRVVLGEHVTLDAGTGLVHTAPGHGQEDYEVGLKYGLDIYNPVRADGRYDDTVGEVLAGRRVFEANPVVLDLLVQRGALLNDRSDTVTHSYPHCWRCHQPVIQAATYQWFIPMDAPFHGTQTFRQVVLEQVEQVQWVPSWGQSRIRGMLEGRPDWCISRQRSWGVPIPIAYCDGCDDAVVSPEVMERVAAAVEKEGAGVWYRTPVKDFLGQDFTCPRCGKGEFHRETDILDVWFDSACMASAVLAKRQRVPADLFLEGSDQHRGWFHSSLLVSVGTRDVAPYKACLTHGFVVDGQGEKMSKSRGNTVAPDKVIQQYGAEVLRLWVAASDYRNDVRLSDAILKGLSEGYRKIRNTLRYALGNLHDFDPAKDAVAGDKLLPLDQWARGRLAQVAARVRQAYEDYEFHLVYATVVDFCANDLSAVYFDILKDRLYTAKQDGPARRGAQTVLHEVLTVLLPLLAPVMSFTAEEAWQHLPGERTKSVFLAGFTNVGAVMPPELEARYAKLFAVRSAVQGVLEVARRDKRIGASLEARVVLSATGAVREMLEAHLAELPGLFIVSQVELANDPSDSAKALDVSQTFGDGASLSVEVLPALGTKCPRCWVYSEAVGQGDDVCLKCREALS; encoded by the coding sequence ATGAGCGACGCCCCCTCCCGCAAGGATCTCGACGCCACCGTCCACCTGCCGCGCACGGAGTTCCCAATGAAGGGGAACCTGGGCCAGCTCGAACCGCGCCTGCTCGCCTGGTGGCGGGAGCAGGACGTGTGGACACAGTTGCTCGCGAAGAACGCGGGCCGTGAGCCCTTCGTGCTGGCGGACGGGCCGCCGTACGCCAACGGCCACCTGCATGCCGGGCATGCGCTCAACAAGGTGCTGAAGGACATCGTGGTGAAGTTCCGGAACCTCACCGGACGCCCGTGTGACTTCATCCCCGGCTGGGATACCCACGGTCTGCCAATCGAGCAGGCAGTGGAGAAGCGCCTCAAGGAACAGAAGCTGGACAAGCGCACGCTGTCGCGCGACGCGCTCTTGGAGCGCTGCCGCGAGTACGCGCTGGAGTTCGTGGACATCCAGCGCGCGGAGTTCCAGCGGCTGGGGGTCTTCGGAACGTGGGACGCGCCCTACCGGACGCTCGACTTCAGCTACGAGGCACAGGAGGTCCGCGAGTTGGCCGCGTTCGCGCGCCGGGGCATGCTGTACCGCCGCAAGAAGCCCGTGGCGTGGTGCCTCCAGGACCAGACCGCGCTCGCGGAGGCGGAGGTGGAGTACGCGGAGCACACGTCGCCGTCCGCATACGTGGCCTTCGACGCGGGGCCGGCGCTGGTGGAAAAGCTGCCGCAGCTGAAAGGGCAGCGCGTGTCCTTCGTCATCTGGACCACCACGCCCTGGACGCTGCCGGCCAACCTGGCCATCGCGGTGAACGCCGAGTTCGAATACGTCTTCTACCGGCTGGAGGACCGCGTCCTCTGCGTGGCAAAGGACCTGCTGGCGAAGGTGCTGGCGGAGGTGAAGTCGGACGAGCTCGCCGTGAAGCACGTGCAGTTGCCCACGGGCGAGGTGTCCTCTCCTGCGCTGGTGGATCCATCCCGCATCCTCGCGTACGCGACGGGTGAGGACCTGGAGCACGTGACGTATCAGCACCCGTTCCTGGAGCGGCAGGGGCGCGTGGTGCTGGGCGAGCACGTCACGTTGGACGCGGGCACGGGGCTGGTGCACACGGCGCCGGGACATGGCCAGGAGGACTACGAGGTCGGCCTGAAGTACGGCCTGGACATCTACAACCCGGTGCGCGCGGACGGCCGTTACGACGACACGGTGGGCGAGGTGCTCGCGGGCCGTCGCGTGTTCGAGGCGAACCCGGTGGTGTTGGATCTGCTGGTGCAGCGGGGCGCGCTGCTCAATGACAGGTCGGACACCGTCACGCACAGCTATCCGCACTGCTGGCGCTGCCATCAGCCGGTCATCCAGGCGGCGACCTATCAGTGGTTCATCCCGATGGACGCGCCGTTCCACGGCACGCAGACGTTCCGGCAGGTGGTGCTGGAACAGGTGGAGCAGGTGCAGTGGGTGCCGTCATGGGGACAGTCGCGGATCCGCGGCATGTTGGAGGGCCGTCCGGACTGGTGCATCAGCCGGCAGCGTAGCTGGGGCGTGCCGATTCCCATCGCGTACTGCGACGGGTGCGACGATGCGGTGGTGTCTCCGGAGGTGATGGAGCGGGTGGCGGCGGCGGTGGAGAAGGAAGGCGCGGGCGTGTGGTACCGCACGCCGGTGAAGGACTTCCTCGGGCAGGACTTCACGTGCCCGCGCTGCGGCAAGGGCGAGTTCCACCGCGAGACGGACATCCTGGATGTGTGGTTCGACTCGGCGTGCATGGCGTCCGCGGTGCTGGCGAAGCGGCAGCGTGTGCCGGCGGACCTGTTCCTGGAGGGGAGTGATCAGCACCGGGGCTGGTTCCATTCCTCGCTGCTGGTGTCAGTGGGCACGCGCGACGTGGCGCCCTACAAGGCGTGCCTGACGCATGGCTTCGTGGTGGATGGTCAGGGCGAGAAGATGTCCAAGAGCCGGGGCAACACGGTGGCCCCGGACAAGGTCATCCAGCAGTACGGCGCGGAGGTGCTGCGCCTGTGGGTGGCGGCGAGCGACTACCGCAACGACGTGCGCCTGTCGGACGCCATCCTGAAGGGGCTGTCGGAGGGCTACCGGAAGATCCGCAACACCCTGCGGTACGCGCTAGGCAACCTGCACGACTTCGACCCGGCGAAGGACGCGGTGGCAGGGGACAAGCTGTTGCCCCTGGACCAGTGGGCGCGCGGACGGCTGGCACAGGTGGCCGCGCGCGTGCGGCAGGCGTACGAGGATTATGAGTTCCACCTCGTCTACGCGACGGTGGTGGACTTCTGCGCCAACGACCTGTCGGCCGTGTACTTCGACATCCTGAAGGACCGGCTCTACACGGCGAAGCAGGACGGGCCTGCGCGACGTGGCGCGCAGACCGTGCTGCACGAGGTGCTCACGGTACTGCTGCCGCTCCTGGCACCGGTGATGAGCTTCACGGCGGAGGAGGCGTGGCAGCACCTGCCGGGCGAGCGCACGAAGAGCGTATTCCTGGCGGGCTTCACGAACGTGGGCGCCGTGATGCCGCCGGAGTTGGAGGCGCGCTACGCGAAGCTCTTCGCGGTGCGCAGCGCGGTACAGGGCGTGCTGGAAGTGGCGCGGCGGGACAAGCGCATCGGTGCTTCACTGGAGGCCCGGGTGGTGCTGAGCGCCACGGGCGCGGTCCGCGAGATGCTGGAGGCGCACCTCGCGGAGCTGCCCGGGCTGTTCATCGTGAGCCAGGTGGAGCTGGCGAATGATCCGTCTGATTCAGCGAAGGCCTTGGATGTTTCACAGACCTTCGGTGACGGCGCGTCGCTCTCCGTCGAGGTGCTTCCCGCACTGGGCACCAAGTGCCCGCGCTGCTGGGTGTATTCCGAGGCGGTGGGGCAAGGGGATGATGTCTGTCTCAAATGCCGTGAGGCATTGAGCTGA
- a CDS encoding TadE/TadG family type IV pilus assembly protein has product MHSHLRRRRQKARGQSIVEAALGVTLFITILVFGIHFAEVGFLSLKVQEAAVSALWNGTHGEMHDIPVDYGSAHDSMQRAGEDAQARYADFNGLSSVNHGDTITQVFTRGSDLRVNCSRNGGLDWNGPVLTRLVYRDEGGTACTSQANLSSWNIPTRFLDQSSETGLYNEQHQDAANANIQVCGIGRAVGGTCRGRFSMLVDDWGLSNEVESSTCLLFQDMAVPCTNVPFYSATKLVYEPTTLPIPTFASFLAMDALFFNPLPPLVLMQRENTFWMSAAGEESNFMQYFMKPAALGNLWNTTPGAMIGITTPHYGLGYLDRTGNGGCFLGKDC; this is encoded by the coding sequence ATGCACAGCCACCTTCGTCGCCGCCGCCAGAAGGCGCGGGGCCAGTCCATCGTCGAGGCGGCCCTCGGCGTCACGCTGTTCATCACCATCCTGGTGTTCGGCATCCACTTCGCGGAGGTGGGCTTCCTGTCGCTGAAGGTGCAGGAGGCCGCCGTGTCCGCGCTGTGGAATGGCACGCACGGGGAGATGCACGACATCCCTGTGGACTATGGCTCGGCGCATGACTCCATGCAGCGCGCGGGCGAGGACGCGCAGGCGAGGTACGCGGACTTCAATGGCCTGTCGTCCGTCAACCACGGCGACACCATCACGCAGGTGTTCACGCGGGGCTCGGACCTGCGCGTGAACTGCAGCCGGAACGGGGGCCTGGACTGGAATGGCCCCGTGCTGACCCGGCTGGTCTACCGTGACGAGGGCGGCACGGCGTGCACGTCCCAGGCGAACCTGAGCTCCTGGAACATCCCCACCCGGTTCCTGGACCAGAGCTCGGAGACGGGGCTGTACAACGAGCAGCACCAGGATGCGGCCAACGCCAACATCCAGGTGTGTGGCATTGGCCGCGCGGTGGGCGGCACCTGCCGGGGCCGCTTCTCCATGCTCGTGGATGACTGGGGCCTGTCCAACGAGGTCGAATCCTCTACCTGTTTGCTGTTCCAGGACATGGCGGTGCCGTGCACCAACGTGCCGTTCTACTCGGCCACGAAGCTCGTCTACGAGCCCACGACGCTGCCCATCCCGACCTTCGCCAGCTTCCTGGCCATGGACGCTCTCTTCTTCAACCCGCTGCCGCCCCTGGTGCTGATGCAGCGGGAGAACACCTTCTGGATGAGCGCGGCGGGTGAGGAGAGCAACTTCATGCAGTACTTCATGAAGCCCGCGGCCCTGGGCAACCTGTGGAACACGACGCCCGGCGCGATGATTGGCATCACCACGCCCCATTACGGTCTGGGCTATCTGGATCGCACCGGTAATGGCGGCTGTTTCCTTGGAAAGGACTGCTGA
- a CDS encoding pilus assembly protein TadG-related protein: MKRSSPQRGQTLVLFVLSMLLLLLMVALTLSFTMKVRERIEVQTVADAAAYSNAVATARTFNTIAVSNRAEIAHMVANAGAASLLSWASLYRGELNAAKIGYGVWVPVYQAFAAAGCPCAWSNGFCARMCQCGIRGVTDLGRLITMLQREDLRVEAVFQSMDPMVGLQMRLHQLAAGALYASSLTNYMDLEDKVGNQGFANDILGDLVAGKNPRDAGWLAPSAGNVSRNELADNTACVGGGAVCDPLPLTVAHSVDAAMGSRGFTFVTSRTIEQYIAHEANLAFVIMPPDIVTLPFAAGTAHFGKPILQYGLFPPYAPAVSAEDEGVVAFIYNHIAHGGGPPCPVMVGGTVPTTALFAASGGVMPTPMHMWLGGTDPAPFARHMLAPCLGGPSSCPGIWPPFMDYNLTELWPNGADNNYGQPKNFAVIQRDRTNMPLAQQDPWNLAFRFRFKAANPNPNAGKFDNTSATMADGVTPLGVQTALSTGIAYYHRGRSASFSHWSEPPNLLNPYWRATLVPVDTDESGLQDAIDTLGSSAPSAAATIQELRRVGFRGFQ; encoded by the coding sequence ATGAAGCGCTCCTCCCCCCAGCGCGGTCAGACCCTGGTGCTGTTCGTCCTCAGCATGTTGCTGCTGTTGCTGATGGTGGCCCTCACGCTGTCGTTCACCATGAAGGTGCGCGAGCGCATCGAGGTGCAGACAGTGGCGGACGCGGCCGCGTACTCCAACGCGGTGGCCACGGCGCGCACGTTCAACACCATCGCCGTCAGCAACCGCGCCGAAATCGCCCACATGGTGGCGAACGCGGGCGCGGCCAGCCTCCTGAGCTGGGCCAGCCTCTACCGGGGCGAGTTGAACGCGGCGAAGATCGGCTACGGCGTGTGGGTGCCCGTCTACCAGGCGTTCGCCGCCGCGGGCTGCCCCTGCGCCTGGTCCAACGGCTTCTGCGCCCGCATGTGCCAGTGCGGCATCCGTGGGGTGACGGACCTGGGCCGGCTGATCACCATGCTCCAGCGCGAGGACCTGCGCGTGGAGGCCGTCTTCCAGTCGATGGATCCGATGGTGGGCCTGCAGATGCGTCTGCACCAGCTGGCCGCGGGCGCGCTGTATGCTTCCTCGCTGACGAACTACATGGATCTCGAGGACAAGGTTGGCAACCAGGGTTTCGCCAACGACATCCTTGGGGACCTGGTGGCGGGAAAGAACCCGCGTGACGCGGGGTGGTTGGCGCCATCCGCGGGCAACGTCTCCCGGAACGAGCTGGCGGACAACACGGCGTGCGTGGGTGGCGGTGCGGTATGTGATCCGCTGCCGCTGACGGTGGCCCACAGCGTGGACGCGGCCATGGGCAGCCGCGGCTTCACCTTCGTCACGTCGCGGACCATCGAGCAGTACATCGCGCACGAGGCGAACCTGGCCTTCGTCATCATGCCGCCGGACATCGTCACGCTCCCGTTCGCCGCGGGCACGGCCCACTTCGGCAAGCCGATCCTCCAGTACGGGCTCTTTCCCCCTTACGCTCCCGCCGTCTCGGCCGAGGACGAGGGCGTCGTGGCCTTCATCTACAACCACATCGCGCATGGCGGTGGGCCGCCGTGCCCGGTGATGGTGGGCGGTACGGTCCCGACCACGGCCCTGTTCGCGGCCTCCGGTGGCGTCATGCCCACGCCCATGCACATGTGGCTGGGCGGCACGGATCCTGCGCCCTTCGCGCGGCACATGCTGGCGCCGTGTCTGGGCGGCCCGTCCAGCTGCCCGGGCATCTGGCCGCCGTTCATGGACTACAACCTGACGGAGCTGTGGCCCAACGGCGCGGACAACAATTACGGGCAGCCGAAGAACTTCGCGGTCATCCAGCGAGACCGCACCAACATGCCCCTCGCGCAGCAGGACCCGTGGAACCTGGCGTTCCGCTTCCGCTTCAAGGCGGCCAATCCGAACCCGAACGCGGGCAAGTTCGACAACACCAGCGCCACCATGGCGGACGGCGTCACGCCGCTGGGCGTCCAGACGGCGCTGTCCACGGGCATCGCGTACTACCACCGTGGCCGCAGCGCGAGCTTCTCCCACTGGAGCGAGCCGCCCAACCTGCTCAACCCGTACTGGCGCGCCACGCTGGTGCCGGTGGACACGGACGAGTCGGGTCTTCAGGACGCGATCGATACGTTGGGTTCCAGCGCTCCTTCCGCCGCCGCCACCATCCAGGAGTTGCGGCGCGTGGGCTTCAGGGGGTTCCAGTGA
- a CDS encoding TadE family protein, whose protein sequence is MSARSPREAGESGQALVEAALSLPLVTFLILGALQLFLMMQARVMTHYAAFRATRAGSVAHGDCERMTHAAILALIPTFHSFMGQGTGSLNGPLARGAGSDAPRLLAEAFAARMNNRYSGPGLDGVHNRSIVWIQRDLAGGGVDSPEDSDFDRPGHLRRLEVQLVFWYPLRIPFANWVMSRMFLAHFNLRPYTDANPLIVAERNANWNGSDVTAVHDLDGELGMELADRVLNRQYVFPIITTFTMRMMTPVKSRFFATMACPR, encoded by the coding sequence ATGAGCGCACGATCCCCCCGTGAAGCAGGCGAATCCGGCCAGGCCCTGGTGGAGGCCGCGCTGTCGCTGCCACTGGTGACGTTCCTGATCCTGGGCGCGTTGCAGCTGTTCCTGATGATGCAGGCGCGGGTGATGACGCACTACGCGGCCTTCCGGGCGACGCGCGCGGGCAGCGTGGCGCACGGGGACTGCGAGCGGATGACCCACGCGGCCATCCTGGCGCTGATTCCGACCTTCCACTCGTTCATGGGGCAGGGGACGGGTTCGCTCAACGGTCCGCTGGCCCGAGGCGCGGGTTCGGACGCGCCCCGGCTCCTGGCGGAGGCGTTCGCGGCGCGGATGAACAACCGCTACTCGGGCCCGGGCCTGGACGGCGTGCACAACCGCAGCATCGTGTGGATCCAGCGGGACCTGGCGGGCGGCGGCGTGGACAGCCCGGAGGACAGCGACTTCGACCGGCCGGGGCACCTGCGGCGGTTGGAGGTGCAGCTGGTGTTCTGGTACCCGCTGCGCATCCCGTTCGCCAACTGGGTGATGTCGCGCATGTTCCTGGCGCACTTCAACCTGCGTCCCTACACGGACGCGAACCCGCTCATCGTCGCCGAGCGCAACGCCAACTGGAACGGCAGTGACGTGACGGCGGTGCACGATCTGGACGGCGAGCTGGGTATGGAGCTGGCGGACCGCGTGCTCAACCGGCAGTACGTGTTCCCCATCATCACCACGTTCACCATGCGAATGATGACGCCCGTGAAGTCGCGTTTCTTCGCCACCATGGCCTGTCCCCGGTGA